The nucleotide sequence TAGGAGCCCCGGAGTTCGTGGTTCGCAAATTTACCCGCCAGGAGGTCTCGAATCTCACGGGCATGAATTCTGTCAATCTCAGCTATTGGGAGAAGGTTGGCCTGGTTATACCAGAAAAAATCGGCAATCCTAGTTGCCCGATCTTGGCTTATACAGGCGAGCAGCTTCTACAACTCAAGCTCATCCAGAGTCTCGGAGAGCGGCTCCCTCTCCCAGAAATCCGACGGATCCTGAACTTCCTACGCGATGGGGACTATGAGTTTTCGATCGTGCCAACAGAGCGCGATCGAGTTCCACAACAGATAAGTAGTGACGTGCTAGATCGAGAATTGCTTCGAGATATCAGTTATGAAGAATTGGAAGCACTAGCAGAATGTAAACTAGCCCCTGAGAATCAGTTGCTTTTAGATGAACTTCTGAAGAAGAACGAAGAATCAGATCTTTCTGAGACTGAAGTTGCCGAACTAGATCGCTTGTTAGAACAAGCCGATCGTCTCACTCTGCTTAGAGCTCGTGCCAGATATACCTTAGAGCAAATAAACTACACAGAATCGAAGCTGTGAGCACCTATATTCCAGTTGACCTACAGCGTCAGATCCGTACTTATTTCTCCAATTGCTGTGCTTATTGCCGAACAGCCGAATCCCTTACAGCAGTAACTTATGAATTTGAACATATTATCCCTCGCTCGGCAGCCACAGAGATTATTGGTTTGACACCAACAGGAAGAGCCACTACTATCGCGTTGAAAATGAATCGCCCGCAACTGACTCGCGTACGTAGAATATGGGTCAAACTAGGAATGCATCCGCCAAACTTCGGATGATTTTTGACTGGGACAAACAGACAAACACAATTGACATATCGTCAAACAGGTATTGCACTTGGTAAAGTTTCGCGGCGAACGGCAATGAGGCGGCGACGGTTTGTGCAGGTG is from Synechococcus sp. PCC 7336 and encodes:
- a CDS encoding MerR family transcriptional regulator, producing the protein MVRKFTRQEVSNLTGMNSVNLSYWEKVGLVIPEKIGNPSCPILAYTGEQLLQLKLIQSLGERLPLPEIRRILNFLRDGDYEFSIVPTERDRVPQQISSDVLDRELLRDISYEELEALAECKLAPENQLLLDELLKKNEESDLSETEVAELDRLLEQADRLTLLRARARYTLEQINYTESKL